Within Ipomoea triloba cultivar NCNSP0323 chromosome 9, ASM357664v1, the genomic segment TTTTAACCTACCATCAGGTGCATAATTATTGCTTTTGGACATCATCGCATCGAATTTATCTATTGCAGCCAAGAACACCTTGTCAGCATCACGGGCAGCATCCTGAAACGTGAAAATGTGTGAGTTACAACCATGATGGGATTCCTTACAATTTAATGGCTTTAAAGAATGATGTTGTGGTTGGATGGGTCAAAGTAAGGGAAACGAAAATATGTGGGAAATGAAAGTGGGGGAGAAAAGgaaatttgttctttttttttttttggaagaatgaaaagaaaatgagatGCAAGGGAGAGAGAAGATGAGAAATAGAGGCGGTGCATGTTTTAGAGCGAGAGAATAGTAAAACTAAACGATCTAGTTTTGTCAGGATCAGTGCTTACCGGTCCTATATCTGCAATCAACTGTGCACGGAAAGAGAGAGCAAGACCCCAGTTATACAACGCTCTCATATCATTCCCATCAATTGACAGAGCTAACCTATACTGTCTCCCTGCCTTAATAAGTAGTTCTTCACACTCTTCACAGACATTAACGAGATAAGATGCGAGTTTCTCTTTCCTTCCAACTTTATcattttgtgcattttctattCCCTCCCATATATCCACCGAGACAGGATTTGTTCTAGTGAGTACTATTCTCAATTCACGACTGATCCTTAGTTTTAGCTCTCCATGAAGGAGGTATGTGTTACCCAACTGGCCCACAgccaataaactcataggtctGATGTCCGTGGCTTTTGAAAGTAGAATGGCAGACTTGTGGAATGCATCATCTGCGATCTTATCATTACCTTGCCGCCTTAAGCAACCCTTGGCTTCTTTCAGTAAAATATTAGCTTCAGAAAGGTACTTACTGAACTTCATATCATCAGAACCCGCAGAAAATGTAGAGGAACCAACATCTCTATCATGCGAGCGGTCATTACTGGCCAGGGAGGGTTCATCTTCAGGAGCCATCGTCTCGGTTTTGATATAAGACCGACAATCTTCGTTGCTCTTTGTGCCATCAAAAGGGCTATATTTTCCTTCTAATTCGTTGACTTCTTGCTCTTGCAGAAAAGAATTCACTGTTTTAATGCTCTCTGTGCTGACACCAAAATCCAGAGATTTGTGTAAGCACTCATCAGATATCCAAGTCCCAACTTCATTAGGATTACCATTTTTAAGAGAGATTCTTTCATTCTTCATATAATGCGTATGGTTACTTGAATAACAATATTGTTGACTGCCAAAAATTGATTGAACACTATAATCCATCTCTGGCGAACTTGCATTCTTATCAGCAACTGTATTCGACCTACTAGTCTCAGCATGATCGAATAAAGTGCCTTTTGAACTCTGATCACGATTCCCAACTTTCtgattcaaaatataatttacatttctATCTTTAGCAGAAGAGCCCAATATATTGCCTTGCTTCAAGTTGGTAACATTCCCATCCATTAACTCATTCTCTGGGGAATCTTTCCGCTTATTAGACTTCAAATCTGACTTTTCTTGAAATAGCCCAGCGAAAAACTGAGAAACACTAAACTGATTCTCGCCTGGATTTTTCTTTCGCCTACTCGACTTTTGGTTTGaacttctttccatttcctggCTTTCAACTAGTATACTGTCTATACAACCCTCAAGGATACTTTTAGCATTAACAGCAGATGAATTAACAAGCTCTAAATTGTTGACAAAACTTTCTAGGTCATCCACTGTAATGTGATTACATTCAATCCCTTTCCTAGCATCATTCTTCAATTTCAAAATCTTAGCATCAAATCCATTTATCAAGTCCACCAAACACCTCAATTTCTCAACAGGAACCCTAAAAATCTCATCTTTGGGTATCTTCTTGGTCCCATTCAGGCTCATCTGACCTCCATTCACAAGCCCAATTGTGAACCCAAGAACAAATACTATCATACAAGCTGGAAATGCAATAAAGGAGGAAACCTTGACTCTAGAAATGGCCAAAGCACAAACAAACCCCAACACATACACAAACACATATTTTCTATCATTAATTCCAAGAGATTTCAGAAGACTGTGAAGAAGGTTGGACTCACCGGAGCTGACTGAGTCACTAACGAGTTCAGGAGCGTCCCAACCGCCATAACTCAGCGATTCAGAGCTTGCTACGGCGCAGAAAGTGAGCATCTTTGGAGTCCTGGAACATTTTCTCGTGAAGGGGTTGGGATAATTTGGGATTTTCTGGGAAATTGAGggaaaatggaaggaaaaatTTCGCGGTGAGCATAATTTTAGACAGAATTCCCTTGAAATTATGGTATTCATGGCGGCGTTGACTCCGATTGGGCAGTTTGAATCAACAGCTTCCTCGCTCTCGCATGGTAATCCTCGGCTGACTATCCTGAAAATTGTTGGAGATTGATTTCTGTTTCTGAGATAGAACTATAGCAGGGTGTTCTTGTTAATTTGGAGGATGATAGTAGgaataaatgaagaaaaatatcaCTTTCCAATATTGCAAATGGAAAGTAAAAAACAGCCCAAAATAATGGGGCTAATATTGAACTAGATTTGGCCCATTAGCTACATTTTgttgatttttcttttaataacaACTCATTTCCTaatattgccaaggaccttgtggtccagtggcatcaaacccttccctttataccgcattgtaatagagtcagtagtattcaaaaaaaaaaggtaaaa encodes:
- the LOC116028681 gene encoding uncharacterized protein LOC116028681, whose translation is MNTIISREFCLKLCSPRNFSFHFPSISQKIPNYPNPFTRKCSRTPKMLTFCAVASSESLSYGGWDAPELVSDSVSSGESNLLHSLLKSLGINDRKYVFVYVLGFVCALAISRVKVSSFIAFPACMIVFVLGFTIGLVNGGQMSLNGTKKIPKDEIFRVPVEKLRCLVDLINGFDAKILKLKNDARKGIECNHITVDDLESFVNNLELVNSSAVNAKSILEGCIDSILVESQEMERSSNQKSSRRKKNPGENQFSVSQFFAGLFQEKSDLKSNKRKDSPENELMDGNVTNLKQGNILGSSAKDRNVNYILNQKVGNRDQSSKGTLFDHAETSRSNTVADKNASSPEMDYSVQSIFGSQQYCYSSNHTHYMKNERISLKNGNPNEVGTWISDECLHKSLDFGVSTESIKTVNSFLQEQEVNELEGKYSPFDGTKSNEDCRSYIKTETMAPEDEPSLASNDRSHDRDVGSSTFSAGSDDMKFSKYLSEANILLKEAKGCLRRQGNDKIADDAFHKSAILLSKATDIRPMSLLAVGQLGNTYLLHGELKLRISRELRIVLTRTNPVSVDIWEGIENAQNDKVGRKEKLASYLVNVCEECEELLIKAGRQYRLALSIDGNDMRALYNWGLALSFRAQLIADIGPDAARDADKVFLAAIDKFDAMMSKSNNYAPDALFRWGAALQQRSRLRPRNSREKVRLLQQARRLFEDALDMDSDNLQVQKALSSCISELNWYN